Proteins encoded within one genomic window of Manduca sexta isolate Smith_Timp_Sample1 chromosome 18, JHU_Msex_v1.0, whole genome shotgun sequence:
- the LOC115452486 gene encoding thyrotropin-releasing hormone receptor isoform X1 has product MISTVDFTHTQTNVNTTLNYDANIKNYNFTYKNATENDTFGKNGLYDSDFEFGNSSFQNSNLINSTFENSNLTDSAFEMPNDNFTEYAEVPYYIKATSMTFCIVIMCLGVIGNVMVPIVILKTKDMRNSTNIFLVNLSIADLMVLLVCTPTVLVEVNSKPETWVLGKELCLAVPFVELTVTHASVLTILAISFERYYAICEPLRAGYVCTKTRATLICALVWFFAALFTSPILAIAEHHTIVHHDGTTTSQCLTQAVTFWQISFFVMIIILLYILPLIILIVLYSVIAKNLITAASKVVMNKTVDPYNARARKQVILMLGTVVACFFLCLMPYRALTLWIIITPTGFDDVSSEKWYNILYFSRVMLYINSAINPILYNLMSSKFRIGFCKVCICYKKEEELNRRAQRTITNGSTTSSSLTRTTNSLKKLFSHRGSVERSEIESCNREEEKGLFERIFPNRSFIRQQSAPVCSSNNPNKINRMRSEGCMEIDKIEDVGRVHSNSNFNNKNIRSSVDLDMPRANSLRRSVLINSAKAKSVDSDKKFVSYQKIKVDCVVAFQKSKSVDYEFPESFV; this is encoded by the exons ATGATTTCAACAGTCGacttcacacacacacagacaaatgTGAACACAACACTAAACTACGAcgcaaacataaaaaactacAACTTCACATACAAAAATGCTACGGAAAACGATACGTTCGGAAAAAATGGATTATACGATTCGGACTTCGAGTTCGGAAATTCTTCATTTCAAAATTCGAATCTTATCAATTCTACATTCGAAAATTCGAACCTCACCGATTCTGCGTTCGAAATGCCGAACGATAACTTCACGGAGTACGCTGAGGTCCCGTATTACATAAAGGCGACGTCGATGACCTTTTGCATAGTGATTATGTGTCTAGGCGTGATCGGAAACGTTATGGTGCCAATAGTGATACTGAAGACGAAAGATATGAGGAACTCTACGAACATATTTCTGGTGAACCTGAGTATTGCCGACTTGATGGTGTTGCTTGTGTGTACTCCTACGGTGTTAGTCGAGGTGAACTCGAAGCCGGAGACTTGGGTGCTCGGCAAGGAACTCT GTCTAGCAGTCCCCTTCGTGGAGCTGACGGTCACACACGCGTCAGTACTGACCATCCTCGCCATCAGCTTCGAGAGATACTACGCCATCTGCGAGCCACTGAGAGCTGGATACGTCTGCACAAAAACTCGGGCGACGCTCATCTGCGCGCTCGTGTGGTTCTTCGCGGCTCTGTTTACTAG TCCGATCCTGGCCATCGCTGAGCATCACACCATTGTCCACCACGACGGCACCACCACCTCCCAGTGCCTCACCCAAGCAGTCACATTCTGGCAGATTAGCTTCTTCGTTATGATAATAATACTCTTATACATATTACCTCTCATTATCCTGATCGTTTTGTACAGCGTCATAGCTAAAAATTTGATTACGGCAGCTTCTAAAGTAGTTATGAATAAGACAGTTGATCCATATAACGCAAGAGCTAGGAAGcaagttattttaatgttaggGACTGTGGTTGCATGTTTCTTCCTTTGCCTAATGCCATACAGAGCGTTAACTTTGTGGATCATTATAACACCCACAGGATTCGACGATGTCAGCTCTGAGAAATGGtacaatatactatatttttctaGAGTTATGTTATACATCAACTCGGCTATAAACCCCATACTGTACAACTTAATGTCCTCAAAATTCAGAATCGGGTTTTGCAAAGTTTGTATTTGTTACAAGAAGGAGGAAGAGTTGAATCGGAGAGCACAAAGGACTATCACAAATGGTTCCACAACGAGCAGCAGTTTGACAAGAACTACGAACAGTTTGAAGAAGTTGTTCAGTCACCGAGGTAGTGTTGAAAGGAGCGAAATAGAGTCTTGCAATAGAGAAGAAGAGAAGGGATTGTTTGAGAGGATATTCCCCAACAGATCCTTTATCAGACAACAATCAGCACCAGTATGCTCCAGCAACAATCCTAACAAGATTAACCGAATGCGAAGTGAGGGTTGTATGGAAATAGACAAGATTGAAGATGTGGGGCGAGTTCAttccaattccaattttaataataaaaatataaggtcCAGTGTAGATTTGGATATGCCGCGAGCTAACTCGCTAAGGCGCAGTGTTCTGATCAACAGCGCGAAGGCTAAGAGCGTAGATTCGGATAAAAAGTTTGTGTCCTACCAAAAGATAAAGGTAGATTGTGTTGTGGCATTTCAGAAGTCTAAAAGTGTTGACTATGAGTTTCCCGAAAGTTTCGTTTGA